One segment of Brassica napus cultivar Da-Ae chromosome C3, Da-Ae, whole genome shotgun sequence DNA contains the following:
- the LOC125583376 gene encoding prostatic spermine-binding protein-like, translating to MHQDHELEAEERIIEDERKQHDDEFEAEERIAEDERKRKKNGYTNDGDEDDDEKKNDGLTIPPPFDEYVKKKNGGLTLFSLVDEDLKKNNIGLTPSPSVDENGDDNDDEKRNDGLTIPPSVDADMKKENDGITLFPLVDEDVKK from the exons ATGCATCAGGATCACGAGCTTGAGGCTGAGGAGAGAATAATAGAAGATGAAAGGAAGCAGCATGATGATGAGTTTGAGGCTGAGGAGAGAATAGCAGAAGATGAGAGGAAGCG TAAAAAAAATGGTTATACAAACGATGgtgatgaggatgatgatgagaagaaaAACGATGGCTTAACTATTCCTCCTCCGTTTGATGAatatgtgaagaagaagaacggtGGCTTAACTCTTTTTTCTCTGGTTGATGAAGATTTGAAGAAGAACAACATAGGTTTAACTCCTTCTCCTTCGGTTGATGAaaat ggtgatgataatgatgatgagaAGAGAAATGATGGCTTAACTATTCCTCCTTCGGTTGATGCAGATATGAAGAAGGAGAACGATGGCATAACTCTTTTTCCTCTGGTTGATGAAGATGTGAAGAAGTAA
- the LOC111210801 gene encoding uncharacterized protein LOC111210801 — translation MKRALSKSYGKDFLTGDGVEMRMRVQAALKLEKAIPFSHEMGIIQLKLRDQTRYDRLLQSHGRLLNIPSRELLILSLLVWCSLCLVVLFAMAALKPIQLTYFDPRSSVTTTPISCSDQRCSWGVQSSNSGCSAQNNICAYTFQYGGGSCTSGLFVSDVLQFDIRLITMTLGQTCCLIFYQVLCFSVFSSCIA, via the exons ATGAAGCGGGCTTTGTCGAAAAGCTATGGCAAAGATTTTTTGACAGGAGATGGAGTTGAGATGAGGATGAGAGTTCAGGCAGCGCTGAAACTGGAAAAAGCTATTCCCTTTAGTCATGAGATGGGAATCATTCAACTCAAGTTGCGTGATCAAACTAGATACGACAGATTGTTACAGTCACACGGCCGATTATTAAATATCCCGTCGAGGGAACTTTTGATCCTTTCGTTGTTGG TTTGGTGTTCGTTGTGCTTAGTTGTGCTTTTTGCAATGGCTGCCCTCAAACCA ATTCAGTTGACTTACTTTGATCCAAGGAGCTCAGTAACAACGACACCAATCTCATGTTCTGACCAAAGATGCAGCTGGGGTGTTCAGTCCTCTAATTCAGGCTGTTCTGCTCAGAACAACATTTGCGCTTACACGTTTCAGTATGGGGGTGGAAGTTGCACCTCAGGGTTATTCGTCTCTGATGTCTTGCAGTTCGACATACGTTTGATTACTATGACTCTTGGCCAGACATGCTGTCTCATTTTTTATCAAGTGCTCTGCTTCTCAGTGTTTTCTTCTTGCATCGCTTGA